Proteins encoded by one window of Gemmatimonadota bacterium:
- a CDS encoding DNA polymerase, translating to MAYLPGVLAAELVGGNQMALYTRDHCHLQPFSPWLLVETPEESARSGFSGVSDCVRLKGGGEFRARIHFHNWSHFLAARDRLAQDGIPHFNFNNPVRQHLTLSGQTLFREMRYGDLHRLQLDIETLTLDPSAPDAEIILISVSDSQGYETVLSATDMSEADLLRNLNKVIEVRNPDTIEGHNIFEFDLPHLVARAQHYGLSLTWGRNGSALRAGHGQRVFKVGAQIPGFRPAYVHGRHIIDTLQQVQRYDTGGKLERYGLKQVIHALGLERAGRTFVDGEEIAHTWRTNPQRLIDYALDDVRDVKALSEVVVPTEFYQTQILPYNFQDAAISGPGEKINALMVGLYLRRNLAIPKPRPSKGFSGGYTRLVASGIFKRVVKADVESLYPSIMLTQQIRPATDTENAFLPMLEHLTQRRLEAKTNFQSARDETDRAYWDGLQGSYKILINSFYGYLGYGRACFNDYHAAEKITVVGQQIARQLVAELRDAGGDIIEVDTDGAYFVAPPHVKTEADEEQLIEEISTALPRGIHLSHDGRFKGMISLKAKNYILVDYDGRVSLVGSSLRSRRDERIFRQFIAEIAPLLVDGDTDAASRAYLSLGRKLQDGEIDPEDFCRFERITKKTFSNPNLSRLAMAAAGCRIGERIAVYQCQDGSLSRTEFFTHDEDRGYLLRRLHDMAERFRVLFPDGEFRRLFPLIQPVARDQLCLF from the coding sequence ATGGCTTATCTCCCCGGTGTTCTCGCTGCCGAACTCGTCGGCGGGAATCAGATGGCGCTCTACACGCGCGACCATTGCCACCTGCAACCCTTTTCCCCATGGTTGCTCGTTGAGACGCCCGAAGAGTCTGCCCGGTCTGGCTTTTCAGGAGTTTCAGATTGCGTGCGTCTCAAAGGCGGCGGCGAATTTCGCGCGCGGATACACTTTCACAACTGGTCTCATTTTCTCGCGGCACGCGACCGCCTCGCTCAGGATGGCATTCCGCATTTTAATTTTAACAATCCCGTGCGGCAGCATCTGACGCTTTCGGGCCAAACCCTCTTTAGAGAGATGCGCTACGGCGACCTCCACCGCTTGCAACTCGATATCGAGACCCTCACGCTCGATCCCTCGGCACCCGATGCAGAGATTATTCTCATCTCAGTTTCCGATTCTCAGGGATATGAGACTGTATTGAGCGCTACGGATATGAGCGAGGCAGATCTGCTTCGCAATCTCAACAAAGTGATCGAAGTGCGCAACCCCGATACGATTGAAGGCCACAATATTTTTGAATTTGACTTGCCCCATCTCGTCGCCCGCGCTCAACACTATGGCCTTTCCCTCACATGGGGGCGCAATGGGTCGGCATTGCGCGCAGGGCATGGGCAGCGCGTCTTCAAAGTTGGGGCACAAATCCCGGGCTTTCGCCCGGCTTATGTCCATGGGCGACATATTATCGACACGCTGCAACAGGTACAGCGTTATGATACCGGGGGCAAGCTGGAGCGCTATGGCCTCAAGCAAGTCATCCACGCACTCGGTCTTGAGCGGGCAGGGCGCACGTTTGTCGATGGGGAAGAAATTGCCCATACCTGGCGCACCAATCCGCAACGTCTCATTGACTACGCGCTCGACGATGTGCGCGATGTCAAAGCGCTCAGCGAGGTGGTCGTTCCCACTGAATTTTATCAGACACAGATTTTGCCATACAACTTTCAAGACGCTGCGATCAGCGGTCCGGGCGAGAAAATCAACGCTCTCATGGTAGGGCTTTATCTGCGGCGCAATCTCGCCATTCCCAAACCGCGGCCCTCAAAGGGATTTAGCGGTGGCTATACGCGACTCGTGGCTTCGGGTATTTTTAAGCGGGTGGTCAAAGCCGATGTCGAAAGTCTTTATCCATCGATTATGCTGACCCAACAGATTCGCCCGGCAACCGATACTGAAAATGCTTTTTTGCCCATGCTCGAACACCTTACGCAGCGACGCCTTGAGGCCAAGACAAATTTTCAAAGTGCACGTGATGAAACCGACCGCGCATACTGGGATGGGCTGCAGGGCAGTTACAAAATTCTCATCAATTCTTTTTACGGATATCTGGGATACGGACGCGCGTGTTTTAACGACTACCACGCCGCGGAAAAAATTACTGTAGTCGGGCAGCAAATCGCCCGCCAACTCGTGGCTGAGTTGCGCGATGCCGGTGGGGATATTATCGAAGTAGATACCGATGGGGCTTATTTTGTTGCGCCACCGCACGTCAAGACAGAGGCCGATGAAGAACAACTCATAGAGGAAATTTCGACTGCCTTGCCCCGTGGTATTCATCTCTCGCACGACGGTCGCTTTAAAGGGATGATCAGTCTCAAGGCAAAAAATTATATTCTCGTCGATTACGATGGTCGTGTCTCGCTTGTGGGCAGCAGCCTGCGAAGCCGACGCGATGAGCGCATCTTTCGACAGTTTATTGCAGAGATTGCGCCCCTGCTCGTCGATGGCGATACAGATGCCGCTTCTCGCGCATATCTATCTCTGGGACGCAAGTTGCAAGACGGCGAAATTGATCCCGAAGATTTTTGCCGGTTTGAACGCATTACTAAAAAAACCTTTTCCAACCCGAATCTGAGCCGACTTGCTATGGCCGCTGCGGGTTGTCGCATTGGCGAGCGGATTGCGGTTTACCAGTGCCAGGATGGCTCCCTTTCCCGAACAGAATTTTTTACCCACGATGAAGACCGGGGCTATTTGTTGCGCCGATTGCACGATATGGCCGAGCGTTTTCGCGTTCTATTTCCCGATGGCGAATTCCGCCGTCTATTTCCCTTGATCCAGCCCGTCGCACGCGATCAACTCTGTCTGTTCTAA
- a CDS encoding multidrug ABC transporter permease: MAFWLPVVSLWRRELVRFVRDRNRLFGAIGQPLVFWLLLGAGFEKSFAPLGISSGYLEYIYPGILLLIVLFTAIFSTISVIEDRREGFMQSVLVAPVSRIGLVFGKVLGGGTLAFLESLIFLVFLAFLDIPISIVSLGMTLIFLAVLGIALTALGFAIAWQASSTAGFHAVMNLLLFPMWALSGAFFPAEGASRWLAYLMAINPLTYGMDGLRQSLYLTTSGANTHFWFCGIISVAFAALTLSAAVWQVCRKEK, encoded by the coding sequence ATGGCTTTCTGGTTGCCCGTGGTGTCGCTCTGGCGGCGCGAACTGGTGCGCTTCGTCCGAGATCGCAATCGATTATTCGGTGCAATAGGCCAACCTCTCGTGTTCTGGTTGCTATTGGGAGCTGGTTTTGAAAAGTCTTTCGCACCCCTGGGTATTTCCAGTGGATATCTGGAATATATTTATCCGGGAATATTATTGCTGATTGTGTTATTTACAGCGATCTTTTCGACCATTTCGGTCATTGAAGACCGGCGCGAAGGATTTATGCAATCGGTGCTGGTCGCACCCGTATCGCGGATTGGATTGGTGTTCGGCAAGGTTTTGGGTGGTGGAACTCTCGCCTTTTTGGAAAGCCTGATATTTTTGGTATTTTTGGCATTTTTAGATATTCCAATCAGCATCGTATCTCTGGGCATGACCCTCATATTTTTAGCTGTACTGGGCATTGCCCTCACTGCTCTGGGCTTCGCAATAGCCTGGCAGGCTTCATCCACTGCGGGATTTCACGCGGTGATGAATTTGTTATTATTCCCCATGTGGGCATTATCTGGCGCATTTTTCCCCGCAGAAGGCGCGTCGCGCTGGCTGGCGTACCTGATGGCAATAAATCCATTGACTTACGGTATGGATGGTTTGCGCCAATCTCTTTACCTCACAACATCTGGTGCAAATACCCATTTTTGGTTTTGCGGTATAATAAGTGTGGCATTTGCAGCTCTGACCCTCAGTGCAGCCGTGTGGCAGGTATGTCGAAAAGAGAAATAA